The Methanopyrus kandleri AV19 DNA segment GATCGGATCCTCGACGGGAGACGTGCACTACGGTGCTGAGCGTCTGTACCAGCACTACCCGTTCGGCGGCGGTGTTCCGGTAGCCGCTCACGGTAACATCACGCGGAAGGCCGAGACCGGAATCCGGAACTCGATGGACAGCGTCTACTTCTGCGCCAAGTTCGGTAACCCGCTCACGGGCCTGTGTTTCGGTCTGGTGGTGTTCTTCAGCACCTGGGCCGGCCTGTTCGGGCAGTGGGGCGCCGTGATCGCCATGGGCCTGGTCACGCTCGGGTGCCTGATCGTGAGTAACCGTGTGGAGAAGAAGGCCCGCGAGAGCTACGGTACCTACGAGGACGTCGAGATGGACGAGATCTGTGATCCGGTGTAAGGGGGACCCCGCGTTGGGTGAGTCCGCCAAGCTGAACGCCCGAGGGTTCGGGATCGCCCTGTCCCTGATCGCCGTGGCGACGATCCTGGCGACCTTCGGACACTTCTGGACGTCCGTGGACAAGCTGATCGCGGTGCTGGTACTGATCACGCTCGGTAGTATCATGGTGAACGTCGGTGTACACTACGTGCCGGTGGGAGGCGCTCCGGCCGCGATGGCGACGGCGACGGGAGTGGGTACAGGTACCACCCAGCTGGCGGCGGGATCCGGACTGACCGGACTTATCACGGCGGCGGCCATGAGCCAGAAGCCGTTCCTCGTGATCCTGTGGAACGGTGCCCTCGGAGCCGCTACAATGATGGCCATCACCATGCTGGTGGGTAACTTCATCTACGTCTACGGTGTCGGTTGTCCACCGTGCTCCGCTAAGGTCGACAAGGACCCGATCACCGGCTGGGACCAGGAGGCGTACGTCACGCCCGGTACGGAGGGTCACGGAATCCCGACGGTCAGCTTCGTGAGCGGGATCCTCGGAGGACTGCTCGGAGGTTCCGGCGGTGCGATGGTGTACTACGCGCTCTACAAGGTGCTCGGAATGAGCGCGGCGCTGGCCGGGATACTGGCCATGGGCTTCTTCTACGCGAACGCGGTGCTGGCGTCGTACAACATCGGAGGTACGATCGAGGGTTACCACGATCCGAAGTTCACGAGGCTACCGAAGGCGGTAGTATGCTCCCTAGTATTCGGTATAGTAGCGTCCGTGATCGCGTATTACCTCTCGACCCTCATGTAACGGGGGAGTGTGAGGAACCTTGATCCTGCGTACACTCCTGATCTCCGCCGTAGCACCGGGTGGCGAGGAGGAAGAGGTAGAGGTCGCCGTAGCGATCTCGCCCTTGAAACTGATGACGGCCGGCCTGATCTGCGGAATACTCGGTACCGCTTTCGCCTGGGTTCACCCGTTGATCCCGGCGTTGGCAGTGATTCCGGTAGTGGTCTGGGGTGCCGACGCGGTTAGGAGGGTCGCGGGCTACGGACTGGGTACCGGAGTGCCTTCCATCGGTTTCATGGGACTCGGTGGCGGATCCGTCGCCGCGATCCTGGCGGCGGCGCTGTCCGGTAACACCGTGCCCGCATGGGCGGCGGCCATCATCGGAACAGTCATCGGCGCCGTCGTCGGGGCGCTGCTCGGCGTCCTGGACCGCCGCGTGATCAAGATGAAGATCCCGGTGATGGAGCGCTGCAGCACCGAGATCGTGGCGTCCGGAACGCTGGCGCTGATCTGTCTCATGGCAGCCGTCGCCGGCGACTTCACGTGGTCCGCGGTGTACTCCAAGGTGATCGCGACGGGTCTCATCGCCGTCCTCTGGGCGATCTGCGCGATCTCGCTGCTGCACCCGTTCAACGCGTGCCTCGGACCCAGTGAGACGCAGGAGCGGACGCTGTGGCTGGGCGCGGAGTGCGGCTCGCTCTGCACGGTCGTGGCGGGACTAGCGACGGCCAACCCGGTGGTACTACTGGCCGGTGCGGCCGCTTGGCTGATCACCTTCTGGAAGTTCTGGGAGCTGACGAAGCGCGACGCCGCGGACGTAGTGTGGACTGGAATCGTGCCCAAGGGTGAGTAAGGGGTGAACGACCTTGGCGATCGTGCTCATCGACCCGGAGAGCCAGATCGCGATGGACGCCGTGACCGGAGCCGTGGCGGAGTGGAGCGAGGACGTGGTGACGCT contains these protein-coding regions:
- the mtrD gene encoding tetrahydromethanopterin S-methyltransferase subunit D: MDKLIAVLVLITLGSIMVNVGVHYVPVGGAPAAMATATGVGTGTTQLAAGSGLTGLITAAAMSQKPFLVILWNGALGAATMMAITMLVGNFIYVYGVGCPPCSAKVDKDPITGWDQEAYVTPGTEGHGIPTVSFVSGILGGLLGGSGGAMVYYALYKVLGMSAALAGILAMGFFYANAVLASYNIGGTIEGYHDPKFTRLPKAVVCSLVFGIVASVIAYYLSTLM
- the mtrC gene encoding tetrahydromethanopterin S-methyltransferase subunit MtrC; the protein is MILRTLLISAVAPGGEEEEVEVAVAISPLKLMTAGLICGILGTAFAWVHPLIPALAVIPVVVWGADAVRRVAGYGLGTGVPSIGFMGLGGGSVAAILAAALSGNTVPAWAAAIIGTVIGAVVGALLGVLDRRVIKMKIPVMERCSTEIVASGTLALICLMAAVAGDFTWSAVYSKVIATGLIAVLWAICAISLLHPFNACLGPSETQERTLWLGAECGSLCTVVAGLATANPVVLLAGAAAWLITFWKFWELTKRDAADVVWTGIVPKGE